A single window of Nicotiana sylvestris chromosome 3, ASM39365v2, whole genome shotgun sequence DNA harbors:
- the LOC138888251 gene encoding uncharacterized protein, with the protein MSNLSKLEFVALDISGKSYMSWVLDAEIHLDAMDLTNTIKDKNQASNQDRTKAMIFLRHHLDEGLKMKYITIKDPVILWNNLKARYGHQKMVVLPQARYDWNHLRLQDFKSISEYNSTMFGIISQLKLCGNNITDHDMLEKTLSTFHASNIFLQQQYREMAFKKYSELISHLLIAEQHNGLLMKIMKADLLVLVHSLK; encoded by the coding sequence atgtcaaatctttctaaacttgaatttgtagccctggatatatcgggcaaaagttacatgtcttgggtgcttgatgctgaaattcatcttgatgcgatggatCTGACaaacaccatcaaggataaaaatcaggcatcaaaccaagaccgtaccaaagcaatgatattcctacgtcatcaccttgatgagggcctgaaaatgaaATATAttactattaaagatccagtcatactgtggaataatttgaaagctAGATATGGCCACCAGAaaatggtcgttcttccacaggcacgttatgattggaatcatctaaggctacaagattttaaatctataagTGAATATAATTCTACTATGTTtggaattatttcccaattgaaattgtGTGGtaataatattactgatcatgatatgttggagaaaactttatCCACTTTTCACGCCTCGAATATattcctgcagcagcaatatcgagagatggcatttaaaaagtattctgaactgaTCTCACATCTTCTaatagccgagcaacataatgggctattaatgaaaatcatgaaagccgacctactaGTTCTTGTCCATTcgctgaagtga
- the LOC104218025 gene encoding CASP-like protein 1F1, whose translation MNSFGTKTIENPPLISDKCFIRTQILLRILAAAFTLAAACSMFTSKETVHVFNTEMDARYSYSSALKFFAYANVIGCAFSILLLFLVSIFCRKGLHPKNYFYVFLHDMILTALLLAGTAAATTIGFVGKYGENQSGWMPICDSVPKFCQKVIKSIIFGYFGVIFYLCLTIISANQSRKIQL comes from the exons ATGAATAGCTTTGGAACCAAAACTATAGAAAACCCACCTCTGATATCTGACAAATGCTTCATTAGAACCCAGATTTTGTTGAGGATTTTGGCTGCTGCATTTACATTGGCTGCTGCTTGCTCAATGTTTACCAGCAAGGAGACTGTCCATGTTTTTAATACTGAGATGGATGCTCGCTATAGCTATTCTTCAGCTCTTAA GTTCTTTGCCTATGCAAATGTTATTGGATGTGCCTTCTCTATTTTGTTACTGTTTCTTGTTTCCATCTTTTGTCGTAAGGGTCTTCACCCAAAGAACTATTTTTACGTGTTCCTCCATGATATG ATTTTGACGGCATTATTGCTGGCTGGAACTGCAGCAGCAACTACAATTGGATTTGTGGGAAAATATGGAGAAAATCAGTCAGGGTGGATGCCAATTTGTGATTCTGTTCCCAAATTTTGTCAAAAAGTTATAAAGAGTATTATATTCGGTTATTTTGGGGTTATTTTCTACCTGTGCCTCACTATCATCTCGGCAAATCAATCTAGAAAAATCCAACTTTGA